Proteins encoded by one window of Roseibium sp. Sym1:
- a CDS encoding EI24 domain-containing protein codes for MTKLVVTSFLQTFSVAGLDAILRALGWVIAGLLGILVLSSLTSAYFLSTFLEEFILLAIAFALQALPALVLLVFSSYILAPTSVVYGLAFQSTVAKAVETRNYRDDLPGQQVIGAKPFLRAVRTLILLVLISLFSVVATNLGGFFSGLLFYWLATGRLLGRDQFLSTARRYLSDGRAEDLCRQNAWPVFFAGLAMSGFMLVPVLNLATPVFSTILTIHLFKRLHRRPQSDQVPLR; via the coding sequence ATGACAAAGCTGGTTGTTACAAGTTTTCTCCAAACCTTTTCCGTTGCCGGCCTGGACGCCATCTTGCGTGCGCTTGGATGGGTGATTGCCGGCCTTTTGGGAATTCTGGTGCTTTCGTCGCTCACCAGCGCCTATTTCCTCAGCACGTTCCTGGAAGAATTTATCCTGTTGGCGATCGCCTTCGCCCTGCAGGCTCTTCCTGCCTTGGTGCTGCTTGTTTTCTCAAGCTACATTTTGGCTCCGACTTCGGTGGTCTATGGCCTGGCGTTCCAGTCAACGGTCGCGAAAGCGGTGGAGACCCGCAACTATCGTGACGATCTTCCGGGGCAGCAGGTGATCGGCGCAAAGCCATTTCTGCGCGCGGTCCGCACCCTGATCTTGTTGGTGCTGATAAGTTTGTTCAGTGTGGTGGCAACAAATCTCGGCGGCTTTTTCAGCGGGTTGTTGTTTTATTGGCTTGCTACGGGACGGCTGCTCGGCCGCGATCAATTCCTGTCAACGGCGCGCCGCTATCTCTCGGACGGGCGCGCAGAGGATTTATGCCGCCAAAATGCCTGGCCGGTGTTCTTTGCCGGACTGGCCATGAGTGGCTTCATGCTCGTGCCGGTCCTCAATCTTGCCACCCCCGTCTTTTCAACAATCCTGACGATACATCTTTTCAAGCGCTTGCATCGGCGACCGCAATCTGACCAAGTGCCCCTCCGTTAG